In Streptomyces sp. SLBN-118, the following are encoded in one genomic region:
- the crgA gene encoding cell division protein CrgA: MPKSRIRKKADFTPPPASKQATSIKLTSRSWVAPVMLALFLIGLAWIVLFYVTEGDLPIKSFGNWNIVAGFGFIAAGFGVSTQWK; this comes from the coding sequence GTGCCGAAGTCACGTATCCGCAAGAAGGCCGACTTCACGCCGCCGCCGGCGTCGAAGCAGGCGACCAGCATCAAGCTGACCAGCCGCAGCTGGGTCGCACCGGTGATGCTCGCGCTGTTCCTGATCGGTCTTGCCTGGATCGTCCTCTTCTATGTCACCGAGGGCGACCTTCCGATCAAGAGCTTCGGCAACTGGAACATCGTGGCCGGCTTCGGCTTCATCGCCGCCGGCTTCGGCGTATCCACCCAGTGGAAGTAG
- a CDS encoding rhomboid family intramembrane serine protease, giving the protein MDQAPGSGQQPQDAHGLSCYRHPDRETGISCTRCDRPICPECMVSASVGFQCPECVRSGSGTGHGPAANRPRTVAGGAVAASPHLVTKILMAINLAVFVAALASDRVVSDLALIAQWPPAPFVPVDGVAEGEWYRLFTSMFLHQQIWHIAFNMLGLWWLGGPLEQALGRIRYLVLYLLSGLAGSALTYLLEAPDKASLGASGAIFGLLGATAVLMRRLNYDMRPVIALLALNLLFTFTWSGIAWEAHVGGLAAGTAIAFGLVHAPREHRNLVQAGTCVLVLVATVVIVVARTAALT; this is encoded by the coding sequence ATGGACCAGGCGCCAGGCAGTGGGCAGCAGCCGCAGGACGCGCACGGCCTCAGCTGCTACCGGCATCCGGACCGCGAGACGGGCATCAGCTGCACCCGTTGCGACCGGCCGATCTGCCCGGAGTGCATGGTCAGCGCGTCGGTCGGCTTCCAGTGCCCGGAGTGCGTCCGTTCGGGATCCGGTACGGGACACGGGCCGGCCGCGAACCGGCCGCGGACCGTGGCCGGAGGCGCGGTGGCCGCCAGCCCCCACCTGGTCACCAAGATCCTCATGGCGATCAACCTCGCCGTGTTCGTCGCCGCGCTGGCGAGCGACCGCGTGGTCAGCGATCTGGCGCTGATCGCGCAGTGGCCGCCCGCGCCGTTCGTCCCGGTGGACGGGGTCGCCGAGGGCGAGTGGTACCGGCTCTTCACGTCGATGTTCCTGCACCAGCAGATCTGGCACATCGCCTTCAACATGCTGGGCCTGTGGTGGCTGGGAGGCCCCCTGGAGCAGGCGCTGGGCCGCATTCGCTACCTCGTGCTCTATCTGCTCTCCGGGCTGGCCGGCAGCGCCCTGACCTATCTGCTCGAGGCTCCGGACAAGGCCTCGCTCGGCGCCTCCGGAGCCATCTTCGGACTGCTCGGCGCCACCGCCGTACTGATGCGCCGCCTCAACTACGACATGCGGCCGGTCATCGCGCTGCTCGCGCTGAACCTGCTCTTCACCTTCACCTGGTCGGGCATCGCCTGGGAGGCGCACGTCGGCGGCCTGGCCGCGGGCACGGCCATTGCCTTCGGGCTGGTGCACGCTCCCCGCGAGCACCGCAATCTCGTGCAGGCCGGCACGTGTGTCCTGGTCCTTGTGGCGACGGTCGTGATAGTCGTGGCCAGGACCGCCGCGCTCACCTGA
- a CDS encoding peptidylprolyl isomerase encodes MAEQLYATLKTNQGDIEIRLLPNHAPKTVKNFVELAKGEREWTHPATGKKSTDKLYDGTVFHRVISGFMIQGGDPLGNGTGGPGYEFQDEFHPDLAFDKPYLLAMANAGPGTNGSQFFITVSPTAWLTRKHTIFGEVTSETGKKVVDTIAATQTNARTDRPVSDVVIESVVVETREG; translated from the coding sequence GTGGCCGAGCAGCTGTACGCCACCCTGAAGACCAACCAAGGCGACATCGAGATCCGGCTTCTGCCGAACCACGCGCCCAAGACGGTCAAGAACTTCGTGGAGCTCGCCAAGGGCGAGCGTGAGTGGACCCACCCGGCGACCGGCAAGAAGTCCACGGACAAGCTGTACGACGGCACGGTCTTCCACCGCGTGATCAGCGGCTTCATGATCCAGGGCGGCGATCCGCTGGGCAACGGCACGGGCGGCCCGGGGTACGAGTTCCAGGACGAGTTCCACCCGGACCTCGCCTTCGACAAGCCGTACCTGCTGGCCATGGCGAACGCCGGCCCGGGCACCAACGGCTCGCAGTTCTTCATCACCGTGTCACCCACCGCCTGGCTGACCCGCAAGCACACCATCTTCGGCGAGGTCACCAGCGAGACGGGCAAGAAGGTCGTGGACACGATCGCGGCCACCCAGACCAACGCGCGCACCGACCGCCCGGTCAGCGATGTCGTGATCGAGTCGGTCGTCGTGGAGACCCGCGAGGGCTGA
- a CDS encoding DUF5324 family protein: protein MTRMDSVRAATGTAKDSVLHAADVVAPYAGTAKDQAALYAHEARVRLAPKVSKAAAQARVQYDARVAPHVPPKVDEAAHRAAVQARKAARQAADYTVPRFEQAVAVAQPVREEALARSAAALAALRGQVTAKDIQKLVRKHERRSKTARLGKGLAVIGVLAGAAFALWRWWDKQANPDWLVEPPAATEISDRAPLASVDGSEQGDLDPEVQAKQDEAEAGEGDDQR, encoded by the coding sequence GTGACCCGCATGGACAGCGTGCGCGCCGCGACCGGTACGGCGAAGGACAGCGTGCTGCACGCCGCGGACGTGGTGGCGCCATACGCCGGTACGGCCAAGGACCAGGCCGCGCTATATGCGCACGAGGCCCGCGTACGGCTCGCGCCCAAAGTCTCCAAGGCCGCTGCTCAGGCCCGTGTTCAGTACGACGCACGTGTTGCGCCGCATGTGCCGCCGAAAGTGGACGAGGCAGCGCACCGAGCCGCGGTTCAGGCCCGGAAGGCGGCTCGTCAGGCGGCGGACTACACCGTTCCGCGCTTCGAGCAGGCGGTGGCCGTCGCTCAGCCCGTACGGGAGGAGGCTCTGGCCCGCTCCGCTGCGGCACTGGCCGCGCTGCGCGGACAGGTGACGGCGAAGGACATTCAGAAGCTGGTGAGGAAGCACGAGCGGCGCTCGAAGACCGCGCGGCTCGGCAAGGGTCTGGCGGTCATCGGTGTGCTGGCCGGTGCGGCTTTCGCGCTCTGGAGGTGGTGGGACAAGCAGGCCAACCCCGACTGGCTGGTGGAACCGCCCGCTGCCACGGAGATCTCCGACCGAGCCCCGCTGGCGTCCGTCGACGGCAGTGAGCAAGGAGACCTGGACCCCGAGGTGCAGGCGAAGCAGGACGAGGCGGAGGCCGGCGAGGGCGACGATCAGCGCTGA
- a CDS encoding DUF6344 domain-containing protein has protein sequence MAALKVRNLWTAFITAFFALLASVGLTTATRRPAVRTPEVPVVPVVPKQHRRQAVRPTVPSPSTPWSRAARDRSLPPTIKQRIRAEAHGSSPATRHLPAADADSADLADIAPGPAADRVTDTASASA, from the coding sequence ATGGCCGCCCTGAAGGTCAGGAATCTGTGGACCGCGTTCATCACCGCGTTCTTTGCGCTGCTTGCCTCGGTGGGGCTCACCACCGCCACGCGCCGGCCGGCCGTGCGGACGCCGGAGGTGCCGGTCGTGCCGGTCGTCCCGAAGCAGCATCGTCGGCAGGCTGTCCGGCCGACCGTGCCTTCGCCCAGTACGCCATGGAGCAGAGCCGCACGTGACAGATCGCTGCCGCCCACGATCAAGCAGCGCATCCGCGCCGAGGCCCATGGATCGTCGCCGGCCACCCGTCACCTGCCCGCGGCCGACGCCGACAGTGCCGATCTCGCGGACATTGCGCCGGGTCCTGCCGCCGACCGCGTGACCGATACGGCGTCCGCCTCGGCATGA
- a CDS encoding DNA-binding protein: protein MDAVQQETTARARELQRSWYGEPLGALFRRLIDDLGLNQARLAAVLGLSAPMLSQLMSGQRAKIGNPAVVQRVQALQDLASQVADGSVSAVEATDRMEEIKKSQGGSVLTGTSQSTSSSGAPTVRRVVREIQSLLRSVAAAGDIIDAADSLAPSHPELAEFLRVYGAGRTAEAVAHYESHQS, encoded by the coding sequence ATGGACGCCGTGCAGCAGGAAACAACCGCAAGAGCCAGAGAGCTGCAGCGCAGCTGGTACGGAGAGCCGCTGGGGGCGCTCTTTCGTCGGCTCATCGATGATCTGGGCCTGAACCAGGCCCGCCTTGCTGCGGTGCTCGGGCTGTCGGCGCCGATGCTCTCCCAGCTGATGAGCGGCCAGCGCGCCAAGATCGGCAACCCCGCCGTGGTCCAGCGGGTGCAGGCACTCCAGGACCTGGCGAGCCAGGTCGCCGACGGCAGTGTCAGCGCGGTCGAGGCCACGGACCGGATGGAAGAGATCAAGAAGTCGCAGGGCGGCTCCGTACTGACCGGCACCAGCCAGAGCACAAGCAGCTCCGGAGCGCCGACAGTTCGCCGGGTCGTACGCGAGATCCAGTCGCTGCTTCGTTCGGTGGCCGCGGCGGGCGACATCATCGATGCGGCGGACTCGCTCGCCCCGAGCCACCCCGAGCTGGCAGAGTTCCTGCGGGTGTACGGCGCCGGTCGCACGGCCGAGGCTGTCGCCCACTACGAGTCGCATCAGAGCTGA
- a CDS encoding serine/threonine-protein kinase — MGEVFAGRYELIDPIGRGGVGAVWRAWDQRRRRYVAAKVLQQSDAHTLLRFVREQALRIDHPHVLAPASWAADDDKVLFTMDLVSGGSLAHVIGDYGPLPPRFVCTLLDQLLSGLAAVHAEGVVHRDIKPANILMEATGTGRPHLRLSDFGISMRKGEPRLTETNYVVGTPGYFAPEQMMGAEPDFTADLFAVGLVALYLLEGKKPDSRALIEHFANIGTPGAPQGIPESLWQVLAGLLQPDPHVRFRTATGARKALTAAVEMLPEPGADEEPVEIFDQIGPLPAGFGPGGPTGPAPAAQAEQAHVQQPLPPSQTGSFHLAPPPQQPSVQLPYTAHPSTPPPMPGASEPTPTPTPTPVPAQSGSPLYAPAPGQPAQSQTAPTAPMQYDQALTRAYTAQSPQVPHAHAHAPIPAVDRKRPGPPPKVAVPVLLVALLCFAVGIWALTQA; from the coding sequence ATGGGTGAGGTCTTCGCTGGGCGGTACGAACTGATCGACCCGATCGGTCGCGGCGGTGTCGGTGCGGTCTGGCGAGCCTGGGACCAACGGCGCCGTCGCTATGTGGCGGCCAAGGTGCTGCAGCAGAGCGACGCGCACACGCTGCTGCGCTTCGTCCGCGAGCAGGCCCTGCGGATCGATCATCCCCATGTCCTCGCCCCGGCCAGCTGGGCCGCGGACGACGACAAGGTGCTGTTCACCATGGACCTGGTGAGCGGCGGGTCGCTGGCACACGTCATCGGGGACTACGGCCCGCTGCCGCCCCGTTTTGTGTGCACGCTGCTCGATCAGCTGCTGTCCGGTCTGGCCGCGGTGCACGCAGAGGGGGTCGTGCACCGCGACATCAAGCCGGCGAACATCCTGATGGAGGCCACCGGGACCGGACGGCCGCACCTGCGGCTGTCCGACTTCGGTATCTCGATGCGCAAGGGCGAGCCGCGGCTCACCGAGACCAACTATGTGGTGGGTACGCCCGGTTACTTCGCGCCCGAGCAGATGATGGGCGCGGAGCCGGACTTCACTGCCGATCTCTTCGCGGTCGGTCTCGTCGCGCTCTATCTGCTCGAGGGCAAGAAGCCCGACTCCAGGGCGCTGATCGAGCACTTCGCCAACATCGGCACTCCTGGTGCCCCTCAGGGCATCCCCGAATCGCTGTGGCAGGTGCTCGCCGGCCTGCTCCAGCCCGATCCGCACGTGCGGTTCCGCACGGCCACGGGCGCGCGCAAGGCGCTCACTGCGGCTGTCGAGATGCTCCCGGAGCCCGGCGCCGACGAAGAGCCCGTCGAGATCTTCGACCAGATCGGCCCGCTCCCCGCCGGATTCGGCCCGGGCGGCCCAACGGGTCCCGCTCCGGCTGCCCAGGCCGAGCAGGCTCACGTACAGCAGCCGCTCCCTCCGTCGCAGACGGGCAGCTTCCATCTGGCCCCGCCACCTCAGCAGCCGTCCGTCCAACTCCCCTACACGGCCCATCCATCGACCCCGCCGCCGATGCCGGGGGCCTCGGAGCCGACGCCGACGCCGACTCCCACGCCTGTACCGGCGCAGAGCGGTTCCCCTCTGTACGCCCCCGCGCCCGGGCAGCCCGCGCAATCCCAGACCGCTCCGACCGCCCCGATGCAGTACGACCAAGCTCTTACTCGCGCTTACACCGCGCAGAGCCCGCAGGTTCCGCACGCGCACGCACACGCGCCGATTCCGGCGGTTGACCGCAAACGACCGGGACCGCCCCCGAAGGTCGCGGTCCCGGTGCTGCTTGTCGCGCTGCTCTGCTTCGCGGTGGGCATCTGGGCGCTGACCCAGGCTTGA
- a CDS encoding DLW-39 family protein, with the protein MKKLLLVALAAIGGLLVYRQIQADRAEQDLWTEATDSVPAGSGV; encoded by the coding sequence GTGAAGAAGCTTCTCCTGGTCGCACTGGCCGCCATCGGCGGGCTCCTCGTGTACCGCCAGATCCAGGCGGATCGCGCCGAGCAGGATCTGTGGACGGAGGCGACCGACTCCGTGCCCGCAGGTTCGGGTGTGTGA
- a CDS encoding DUF3566 domain-containing protein: MTDTRGPKPPYETYGGEQPAQQQPAQPYHPPQAYPSPPGAPQPGAAVRRPRTGARTTPRTRKARLRVAKADPWSVMKVSFLLSIALGICTVIASAVLWMVMDAMGVFSTVGGTISEATGSNESNGFDLQSFLSLPRVLIFTSVIAVIDVVLATALATLGAFIYNLSAGFVGGVELTLAEDE; this comes from the coding sequence GTGACGGACACCCGGGGGCCCAAGCCCCCCTATGAGACGTATGGCGGCGAGCAGCCCGCCCAGCAGCAGCCGGCGCAGCCGTATCACCCGCCGCAGGCGTATCCCTCGCCCCCGGGCGCGCCGCAGCCGGGCGCCGCCGTACGTCGGCCGCGCACCGGGGCCCGTACGACGCCGCGGACGCGCAAGGCGCGGCTGCGGGTGGCCAAGGCCGATCCCTGGTCGGTGATGAAGGTCAGCTTCCTGCTCTCCATCGCGCTGGGCATCTGCACGGTGATCGCGTCTGCGGTGCTGTGGATGGTCATGGACGCCATGGGAGTCTTCTCCACCGTCGGCGGGACGATCAGCGAGGCAACCGGCTCGAACGAGAGCAATGGTTTCGACCTTCAGTCGTTCCTGTCGCTGCCGCGGGTGCTCATTTTCACCTCGGTCATCGCGGTGATCGATGTGGTGCTGGCCACAGCGCTGGCCACCCTCGGGGCCTTTATCTACAACCTCTCCGCCGGTTTCGTGGGCGGCGTCGAGCTCACGCTCGCCGAGGACGAGTGA
- the gyrA gene encoding DNA gyrase subunit A: protein MADENTPATTEEEEPVLRIEPVGLETEMQRSYLDYAMSVIVSRALPDVRDGLKPVHRRVLYAMYDGGYRPEKGFYKCARVVGDVMGTYHPHGDSSIYDALVRLAQPWSMRMPLVDSNGNFGSPGNDPAAAMRYTECKLMPQSMEMLRDIDEETVDFQDNYDGRNQEPTVLPARFPNLLVNGSAGIAVGMATNIPPHNLREVAAGAQWALEHPDATHEELLDALIERIKGPDFPSGALVVGRKGIEEAYRTGRGSITMRAVVEVEEIQNRQCLVVTELPYQTNPDNLAQKIADLVKDGKIGGIADVRDETSSRTGQRLVIVLKRDAVAKVVLNNLYKHTDLQTNFGANMLALVDGVPRTLSLDAFIRHWVHHQIEVIVRRTKFRLRKAEERAHILRGLLKALDAIDEVIALIRRSDTVEIAREGLMGLLEIDEIQANAILEMQLRRLAALERQKIVAEHDELQAKINEYNAILASPEKQRRIVSEELNVIVEKFGDDRRSKLVPFDGDMSIEDLIAEEDIVVTITRGGYVKRTKTDDYRSQKRGGKGVRGTKLKEDDIVDHFFVSTTHHWLLFFTNKGRVYRAKAYELPDAGRDARGQHVANLLAFQPDEQIAEILAIRDYNAAPYLVLATKGGLVKKTPLKDYDSPRSGGVIAINLRETEDGSDDELIGAELVSADDDLLLISKKAQSIRFTATDDALRPMGRATSGVKGMSFREGDELLSMNVVRPGTFVFTATDGGYAKRTAVDEYRVQGRGGLGIKAAKIVEDRGSLVGALVVEETDEILAITLGGGVIRTRVNEVRETGRDTMGVQLINLGKRDAVVGIARNAEAGREAEEVEGTELAGAEAVVEGSEPSAGEHEE, encoded by the coding sequence ATGGCCGACGAGAACACTCCCGCCACGACCGAAGAAGAAGAGCCGGTACTGCGGATCGAGCCCGTCGGGCTCGAGACCGAGATGCAGCGCTCGTATCTCGACTACGCGATGTCCGTCATCGTCTCGCGTGCGCTGCCCGACGTACGGGACGGTCTCAAGCCCGTCCACCGGCGTGTGCTCTACGCGATGTACGACGGCGGCTACCGGCCCGAGAAGGGCTTCTACAAGTGCGCCCGCGTCGTCGGTGACGTCATGGGTACGTACCACCCGCACGGCGACTCCTCGATCTACGACGCGCTCGTCCGCCTCGCCCAGCCGTGGTCGATGCGCATGCCGCTCGTGGACTCCAACGGCAACTTCGGTTCCCCGGGCAACGACCCGGCCGCCGCCATGCGGTACACCGAGTGCAAGCTGATGCCGCAGTCGATGGAGATGCTCCGGGACATCGACGAGGAGACCGTCGACTTCCAGGACAACTACGACGGCCGTAACCAGGAGCCGACGGTTCTGCCGGCGCGGTTCCCGAACCTGCTGGTCAACGGCTCGGCGGGGATCGCTGTCGGTATGGCCACCAACATCCCGCCGCACAATCTGCGCGAGGTCGCGGCCGGCGCGCAGTGGGCGCTGGAGCACCCCGACGCCACCCACGAGGAGCTGCTCGACGCGCTCATCGAGCGGATCAAGGGCCCGGACTTCCCGTCCGGCGCTCTGGTCGTGGGCCGCAAGGGCATCGAGGAGGCGTACCGTACCGGTCGCGGCTCCATCACGATGCGCGCGGTCGTCGAGGTCGAGGAGATCCAGAACCGCCAGTGCCTGGTAGTCACGGAGCTTCCGTACCAGACCAACCCGGACAACCTCGCGCAGAAGATCGCCGACCTGGTCAAGGACGGCAAGATCGGCGGCATCGCCGACGTTCGCGACGAGACCTCGTCCCGTACCGGCCAGCGACTGGTCATCGTGCTCAAGCGCGACGCCGTGGCCAAGGTCGTGCTGAACAACCTCTACAAGCACACCGACCTGCAGACGAACTTCGGCGCGAACATGCTGGCGCTGGTCGACGGCGTGCCGCGTACGCTCTCGCTCGACGCCTTCATCCGCCACTGGGTGCACCACCAGATCGAGGTCATCGTCCGGCGTACGAAGTTCCGCCTGCGCAAGGCGGAGGAGCGGGCGCACATCCTGCGCGGTCTGCTCAAGGCGCTGGACGCGATCGACGAGGTCATCGCGCTGATCCGGCGCAGTGACACGGTCGAGATCGCGCGCGAGGGCCTGATGGGCCTGCTGGAGATCGACGAGATCCAGGCCAACGCCATCCTCGAGATGCAGCTGCGCCGACTGGCCGCCCTGGAGCGCCAGAAGATCGTCGCCGAGCACGACGAGCTGCAGGCCAAGATCAATGAGTACAACGCGATCCTGGCCTCGCCCGAGAAGCAGCGCCGGATCGTCAGCGAGGAACTGAACGTCATCGTCGAGAAGTTCGGTGACGACCGGCGCTCCAAGCTGGTGCCCTTCGACGGTGACATGTCCATCGAGGACCTGATCGCCGAGGAGGACATCGTCGTCACCATCACGCGTGGCGGCTATGTGAAGCGTACGAAGACGGACGACTACCGCTCTCAGAAGCGCGGCGGCAAGGGCGTACGCGGTACGAAGCTGAAGGAAGACGACATCGTCGACCACTTCTTCGTCTCCACGACGCACCACTGGCTGCTGTTCTTCACCAACAAGGGCCGGGTCTACCGCGCCAAGGCCTACGAGCTGCCGGACGCGGGCAGGGACGCGCGCGGTCAGCACGTCGCCAACCTGCTGGCCTTCCAGCCGGACGAGCAGATCGCCGAGATCCTGGCGATCCGCGACTACAACGCCGCGCCCTACCTGGTGCTCGCCACCAAGGGCGGTCTGGTGAAGAAGACGCCGCTCAAGGACTATGACTCACCACGGTCGGGCGGTGTCATCGCGATCAATCTCCGCGAGACGGAGGACGGCAGCGACGACGAGCTGATCGGCGCCGAGCTGGTCTCGGCGGATGACGATCTGCTGCTGATCAGCAAGAAGGCGCAGTCGATCCGGTTCACCGCGACCGACGACGCGCTGCGTCCCATGGGGCGTGCCACATCGGGCGTGAAGGGCATGAGTTTCCGAGAGGGAGACGAGCTCCTCTCGATGAATGTGGTGCGGCCCGGTACGTTCGTGTTCACTGCTACCGATGGTGGGTACGCGAAGCGGACCGCCGTCGACGAGTACCGCGTCCAGGGTCGTGGCGGCCTCGGTATCAAGGCCGCCAAGATTGTGGAAGACCGTGGTTCACTCGTGGGCGCGCTGGTGGTCGAGGAGACGGATGAGATCCTCGCCATCACGCTGGGCGGCGGTGTGATTCGTACGCGAGTCAACGAAGTCAGGGAGACAGGCCGTGACACCATGGGCGTCCAACTGATCAACCTGGGCAAGCGCGATGCCGTGGTAGGTATCGCTCGTAATGCCGAGGCCGGTCGCGAGGCCGAAGAGGTCGAAGGGACCGAATTGGCCGGCGCCGAGGCGGTAGTCGAGGGCAGTGAGCCCTCGGCAGGGGAGCACGAGGAGTAA
- the gyrB gene encoding DNA topoisomerase (ATP-hydrolyzing) subunit B yields MLCQKGRFVADSGNPNENIPSTPAGGNGEVTASYDASAITVLEGLDAVRKRPGMYIGSTGERGLHHLVQEVVDNSVDEAMAGHADTIDVTILADGGVRVIDNGRGIPVGIVPSENKPAVEVVLTVLHAGGKFGGGGYAVSGGLHGVGVSVVNALSSKVSVEVKTDGYRWTQDYKLGVPTAPLAQNEATDETGTTVTFWADPDIFETTEYSFETLSRRFQEMAFLNKGLTLTLTDERESAKATVGADAPEEPDEETPARAVKYYYEGGIVDFVKYLNSRKGELIHPTVIDIEAEDKERLLSAEIAMQWNSQYTEGVYSFANTIHTHEGGTHEEGFRAALTGLVNRYARDKKLLREKDDNLSGEDIREGLTAIISVKLGEPQFEGQTKTKLGNTEAKTFVQKVVHEHLTDWFDRNPNEAADIIRKSIQAQTARVAARKARDLTRRKGLLESASLPGKLSDCQSNDPTKCEIFIVEGDSAGGSAKSGRNPMYQAILPIRGKILNVEKARIDKILQNTEVQALISAFGTGVHEDFDIEKLRYHKIILMADADVDGQHINTLLLTFLFRFMRPLVEAGHVYLSRPPLYKIKWGRDDFEYAYSDRERDALVELGKQNGKRIKEDSIQRFKGLGEMNAEELRITTMDLDHRVLGQVTLDDAAQADDLFSVLMGEDVEARRSFIQRNAKDVRFLDI; encoded by the coding sequence GTGCTGTGCCAGAAAGGGCGCTTCGTGGCCGATTCCGGCAACCCCAACGAGAACATTCCGTCCACTCCTGCCGGTGGGAACGGCGAGGTAACCGCCTCGTACGACGCCAGCGCGATCACCGTCCTCGAGGGTCTGGACGCAGTCCGCAAGCGGCCCGGCATGTACATCGGTTCGACCGGTGAGCGGGGCCTGCACCACCTCGTCCAGGAGGTCGTCGACAACTCCGTCGACGAGGCCATGGCCGGGCACGCGGACACCATCGACGTCACGATCCTCGCCGACGGCGGCGTACGTGTCATCGACAACGGCCGCGGCATCCCCGTGGGCATCGTCCCGTCCGAGAACAAGCCGGCCGTCGAGGTAGTGCTCACCGTCCTGCACGCGGGCGGCAAGTTCGGCGGCGGCGGCTACGCCGTCTCCGGCGGTCTGCACGGCGTCGGCGTCTCGGTCGTCAATGCCCTGTCGTCGAAGGTCTCCGTCGAGGTCAAGACCGACGGCTACCGCTGGACGCAGGACTACAAGCTCGGTGTCCCGACCGCGCCCCTCGCTCAGAACGAGGCCACGGACGAGACCGGCACCACGGTGACGTTCTGGGCTGATCCGGACATTTTCGAGACGACCGAGTACTCCTTCGAGACGCTCTCCCGCCGTTTCCAGGAAATGGCCTTCCTCAACAAGGGCCTCACCCTGACGCTGACGGACGAGCGCGAGTCGGCGAAGGCCACCGTAGGTGCCGACGCCCCCGAGGAGCCGGACGAGGAGACGCCCGCGCGCGCGGTGAAGTACTACTACGAAGGCGGCATCGTCGACTTCGTCAAGTACCTCAACTCCCGCAAGGGCGAGCTCATCCACCCGACCGTCATCGACATCGAGGCCGAGGACAAGGAGCGCCTGCTCTCGGCCGAGATCGCGATGCAGTGGAACTCCCAGTACACCGAGGGCGTGTACTCCTTCGCGAACACCATCCACACCCACGAGGGCGGTACCCACGAAGAGGGCTTCAGGGCCGCTCTGACGGGCCTGGTCAACCGGTACGCGCGCGACAAGAAGCTGCTGCGCGAGAAGGACGACAACCTCTCCGGCGAGGACATCCGCGAGGGTCTGACCGCGATCATCTCGGTCAAGCTGGGCGAGCCGCAGTTCGAGGGCCAGACCAAGACCAAGCTGGGCAACACGGAGGCGAAGACCTTCGTGCAGAAGGTCGTGCACGAGCACCTCACCGACTGGTTCGACCGCAACCCCAACGAGGCGGCGGACATCATCCGCAAGTCCATCCAGGCGCAGACGGCACGCGTCGCGGCCCGCAAGGCCCGTGACCTGACCCGTCGCAAGGGCCTGCTGGAGTCGGCTTCCCTGCCGGGCAAGCTCAGCGACTGCCAGTCGAACGACCCCACCAAGTGCGAGATCTTCATCGTCGAGGGTGACTCCGCCGGCGGCTCGGCGAAGTCCGGCCGTAACCCGATGTACCAGGCGATCCTGCCGATCCGAGGCAAGATCCTGAACGTCGAGAAGGCGCGGATCGACAAGATCCTTCAGAACACCGAGGTCCAGGCGCTGATCTCGGCCTTCGGTACCGGGGTCCACGAGGACTTCGACATCGAGAAGCTCCGCTATCACAAGATCATCCTGATGGCGGACGCCGACGTCGACGGTCAGCACATCAACACCCTGCTGCTGACCTTCCTGTTCCGCTTCATGCGGCCACTGGTCGAGGCCGGGCACGTGTACCTCTCACGCCCGCCGCTCTACAAGATCAAGTGGGGCCGCGACGACTTCGAGTACGCGTACTCCGACCGCGAGCGCGACGCCCTGGTCGAGCTGGGCAAGCAGAACGGCAAGCGGATCAAGGAAGACTCGATCCAGCGCTTCAAGGGTCTCGGCGAGATGAACGCCGAGGAGTTGCGCATCACCACTATGGATCTGGACCACCGCGTTCTCGGCCAGGTCACGCTGGACGACGCCGCGCAGGCCGACGACCTGTTCTCGGTGCTGATGGGTGAGGACGTGGAGGCACGGCGCTCGTTCATCCAGCGCAATGCCAAGGACGTCCGCTTCCTCGACATCTGA
- a CDS encoding DUF721 domain-containing protein has product MSEEPKDPAGPSAVPESSGVDLARVALRAAKEQAKARGAAAQQKKQARRGGGLRSGARADGRDPLPLGAAINRLITERGWETPAAVGGVMGRWPQIVGADLANHCVPLRYDEDPDQRVLTVQCDSTAWATQLRLLAPRLVARLNEDLGHGTVRLIKVLGPGGPPRTYGSLRAPGSVGPGDTYG; this is encoded by the coding sequence ATGAGCGAGGAGCCGAAGGATCCGGCCGGGCCGTCGGCGGTGCCCGAGTCCTCGGGCGTCGACCTGGCCCGGGTCGCGTTGCGCGCCGCGAAGGAACAGGCAAAGGCGCGCGGCGCTGCGGCACAGCAGAAGAAGCAGGCCAGGCGGGGTGGCGGGCTGCGATCGGGCGCGCGGGCGGACGGGCGCGATCCGCTGCCGCTGGGTGCGGCGATCAACCGACTGATCACCGAGCGCGGCTGGGAGACACCGGCCGCGGTGGGCGGTGTGATGGGCCGCTGGCCGCAGATCGTGGGCGCGGACCTGGCGAACCACTGTGTGCCGCTGCGCTACGACGAGGATCCGGACCAGCGGGTGCTGACCGTGCAGTGCGACTCAACGGCGTGGGCGACGCAGCTGAGGCTGCTGGCGCCGCGGCTGGTGGCGCGGCTGAACGAGGACCTGGGGCACGGGACGGTACGGCTGATCAAGGTTCTGGGGCCGGGCGGGCCGCCGAGGACGTACGGGTCGTTGCGGGCGCCGGGGAGTGTGGGGCCGGGCGACACATACGGGTGA